A genomic window from Triticum urartu cultivar G1812 chromosome 7, Tu2.1, whole genome shotgun sequence includes:
- the LOC125519185 gene encoding uncharacterized protein LOC125519185 gives MGGGVMRTAAKVGLAGGAAAAAGRFRNVAPSFATAPAAEAAAAAPLLSAAGEIPPVAPAGSQWASWEVDDWEFADWRSESASEADVAVVGGPRLVFAPPSREEAEEATAELREAIDRVYFKETPVEVVKEHDQELSKLGADALIPAMPGHVVQAFTLLKSSPEAQSVVASLASDKNVWDAVLKNERVMEFYKSHQQTLVNTFPEGTDSSDSVESPEKFEEASPEYALPTASPLSDFVDNAKKTMMEMVDNITNFFQDLFHNPAEAEARPGSSSKKPSFAEMAAGGSFMALAMAVILVVLFKRA, from the exons ATGGGAGGAGGCGTCATGCGCACCGCCGCGAAGGTCGGCCTCGCCGGGggcgccgcggcggcggcgggccgCTTCCGCAACGTCGCCCCGTCCTTCGCCACGGCCCccgcggccgaggccgccgcGGCGGCGCCGCTGCTGTCCGCGGCCGGGGAGATCCCGCCGGTGGCGCCGGCCGGGTCGCAGTGGGCGTCCTGGGAGGTGGACGACTGGGAGTTCGCGGACTGGAGGTCCGAGTCGGCGTCCGAGGCCGACGTGGCCGTGGTCGGGGGGCCCAGGCTGGTCTTCGCCCCGCCCTCGCGGGAGGAGGCCGAGGAGGCCACCGCCGAGCTCCGGGAGGCTATTGACAG GGTTTATTTTAAAGAGACTCCAGTAGAAGTTGTTAAGGAACATGATCAAGAGCTTAGCAAGCTGGGAGCCGATGCATTAATTCCTGCTATGCCGGGACATGTAGTGCAGGCTTTTACATTGTTAAAATCAAGCCCAGAGGCACAG AGCGTTGTTGCCTCGCTTGCATCAGATAAAAATGTGTGGGACGCGGTGTTGAAGAACGAGAGGGTTATGGAATTTTACAAGAGTCACCAGCAAA CTCTGGTCAATACTTTTCCTGAGGGCACCGACTCTAGTGACTCAGTAGAGTCACCGGAGAAATTTGAAGAGGCATCCCCAGAATATGCACTTCCCACTGCCTCGCCTTTGTCGGACTTTGTGGACAATGCGAAGAAGACGATGATGGAGATGGTTGACAACATAACCAACTTCTTCCAAGACCTGTTCCACAACCCGGCAGAAGCTGAGGCCCGACCGGGCTCATCCTCTAAAAAGCCTTCGTTCGCGGAGATGGCGGCTGGCGGATCTTTCATGGCTCTTGCCATGGCGGTCATCCTAGTTGTTCTGTTCAAGAGGGCATGA